A genomic stretch from Setaria italica strain Yugu1 chromosome VII, Setaria_italica_v2.0, whole genome shotgun sequence includes:
- the LOC101758181 gene encoding 60S acidic ribosomal protein P2A-like — translation MKFVAAYLLAVLAGNNSPSAEDLTTILESVGAEVDNEKMELLLSQLSGKDITELIAAGREKFASVPCGGGGVAVAAAAPAAGGAAPAAEAKKEEKVEEKEESDDDMGFSLFD, via the exons ATGAAGTTCGTTGCTGCCTATCTGCTTGCTGTCCTTGCTGGCAACAACAGCCCCTCTGCGGAGGATCTGACGACTATTCTGGAGTCAG TTGGTGCTGAGGTTGACAATGAAAAGATGGAGCTCCTGCTGTCCCAACTGAGTGGTAAAGACATCACTGAGCTTATTGCTGCTGGTAGGGAGAAGTTCGCTTCGGTCCcatgcggtggtggtggtgttgctgttgcggctgctgctcctgctgctggcgGTGCTGCTCCTGCAGCTGAGGctaagaaggaagagaaggtggaggagaaggaagagagtgATGAT GACATGGGCTTCAGCCTGTTCGACTAA